In Cloacibacterium caeni, a single window of DNA contains:
- a CDS encoding helix-turn-helix domain-containing protein — protein MTLLIKGMVCNRCTYVLEQELTALGFEVLDIKLGQAIIKDTTDFSQKLGVIKTMLKGIGLELMYDKNQKTINRIKELVEKGITLQLQSGTPTKFTTLISGKLHKNYDTLSALFSSVEGITLEKYIIRRKIEKVKDLLVHTEMSLTEIAHVLGYSSQAYLSNQLKKHTGFTSSYFKQVKQEHGEAVTMQMDEAQPPH, from the coding sequence ATGACACTATTAATAAAAGGAATGGTGTGCAATAGATGTACCTATGTTCTTGAACAGGAATTGACAGCTTTGGGTTTTGAGGTTTTGGATATAAAACTGGGGCAAGCCATCATAAAGGATACGACAGACTTTTCGCAGAAGTTGGGAGTAATCAAAACGATGCTGAAAGGCATCGGCTTGGAACTGATGTATGACAAAAACCAAAAGACAATAAACAGGATAAAAGAGTTGGTGGAGAAAGGTATCACGTTGCAACTGCAAAGCGGCACACCTACCAAATTCACAACCTTAATCAGTGGCAAGCTGCACAAGAACTACGATACATTGAGTGCCTTATTCTCTTCAGTGGAGGGAATTACACTCGAAAAGTACATCATTCGTCGGAAGATTGAAAAGGTAAAAGACCTTTTGGTACATACCGAAATGTCGCTGACCGAGATTGCCCACGTACTGGGGTACAGCAGTCAGGCATACCTTTCCAACCAGTTGAAAAAACACACGGGCTTTACATCAAGCTATTTCAAGCAGGTAAAGCAGGAACACGGGGAAGCCGTTACTATGCAGATGGACGAAGCGCAACCCCCGCATTAA
- a CDS encoding efflux RND transporter permease subunit, with the protein MKRKINLIEAAMKFPQVPIAITVIMVFAGLISLMTMPRSEDPRVTVRQGLVVAFYPGADEEQIEKEVTDKLEQYLFGFEEIKKEKTHSESKPGQVVVTVELQDYVKDTKKFWNTLQHGLDANMPLALPRGVQGPYVNSDFGDVVVQMIAVSAPGRSYAQLENYLDELEDGIKTIPSVSKIKRYGGQKQQVFITLREDVLKQYGFGINEITNTLSQQNVTIPSGDIEIDKNRFLIFTDAQYQNENEIGNLIVYSSPQGGNIRLRDIANIERRYEDLKSKITVSGNDVMMLTVEMQPGQNIVDLGNALTQKVAEVKEILPSDVQVSTIVDQPEVVDMNLGHFFIEFGIAIAAVILVVMLLLPFRVATISAIAAPVTIAVTFAILNLLGIEMHQVSLAAMIIVLGMVVDDAIIVVDNYIEKVDEKIPSWTAAWQSATQLMVPIFTATLTIVLSFLPLAFTLTGLTREFVQWIPITVSIALAVSFLVALFLTPYMCYHFLKKGLKKHDDKPKKRNFLDRMQDGFDRAIEFCMKWQKTTLVAGLVIFLLSFVVGSQVKTEFFPIVERNQFNLELWMDNGTNIHETEAAVKKIEKEIAGDKRIVNTASFIGTSSPRFYSTYAPEHPRENFAQVFINTTSKDATAEMIDEYVQKFNNYLPNGYVRVRQLSKKQQHAPIEIRVIGKDMTEQKKVAKQVAALLENTKGSNWVRTDYQNDYVGLKAVVKEDVALRLGVTKAQIAQALGAKIKGYPVSQMWEGNKAIDIVLRTDESDRENLDALGNMYINSTFGAKVPLKQVVDLQPSWHTGAIVHRNGLRTLTVSSEAQLGRKPAEVFAEVQPKIDSLKLPKGIKIAYGGEYEDGLESGPKMGKAFMISFVLIFLVLLFQFKRVGKVFIVLASFPLSLLGAMLGLFLTGYEFGFMAIIGITALLGIVVRNGIILVDYADELVREHGHTIREAALFAAKRRMRPIFLTSMAAAIGLIPLMASGSPEWGPISSTISIGILVSMITTLFIVPVLYYRFVKPPKNKQSDEQHERNTDTDVHHQKYLS; encoded by the coding sequence ATGAAAAGAAAGATAAACCTCATTGAAGCGGCAATGAAATTTCCGCAAGTACCGATAGCGATTACCGTTATTATGGTGTTTGCCGGGTTAATTTCATTAATGACGATGCCGAGAAGTGAAGACCCCCGTGTAACAGTTAGACAGGGGCTTGTTGTGGCTTTCTACCCCGGAGCCGACGAAGAGCAGATAGAGAAAGAAGTAACCGACAAGCTGGAACAATACCTGTTCGGTTTCGAGGAAATCAAAAAAGAAAAAACCCATTCGGAAAGTAAGCCCGGACAGGTGGTTGTAACGGTAGAATTGCAGGACTATGTAAAGGACACCAAAAAATTCTGGAATACTTTACAGCACGGTTTGGATGCCAATATGCCTTTAGCATTGCCACGGGGCGTACAGGGACCGTATGTGAACAGCGATTTCGGCGATGTGGTTGTTCAGATGATTGCCGTATCAGCCCCCGGTCGTTCTTACGCCCAGTTGGAAAACTATTTGGATGAACTGGAAGACGGCATTAAGACGATACCGTCCGTTTCCAAAATCAAGCGTTACGGCGGACAGAAGCAGCAGGTATTTATTACCCTGCGAGAAGATGTATTGAAGCAATACGGTTTCGGTATCAACGAAATCACAAACACATTAAGCCAACAGAATGTAACTATTCCGAGTGGCGATATTGAAATTGACAAAAACCGTTTCCTTATTTTCACGGATGCGCAGTATCAGAATGAAAATGAAATCGGGAACCTGATTGTATATAGTTCCCCGCAGGGCGGCAATATCCGTTTGCGGGATATAGCCAACATCGAGAGAAGATATGAAGACCTGAAAAGCAAAATTACCGTTTCAGGAAACGATGTAATGATGCTGACCGTAGAAATGCAGCCCGGACAGAACATTGTCGATTTGGGTAATGCGCTGACACAGAAAGTTGCTGAAGTAAAAGAAATCCTGCCATCAGATGTGCAGGTCAGCACCATTGTTGACCAACCCGAAGTGGTTGATATGAATTTGGGGCATTTCTTTATCGAGTTCGGTATCGCCATTGCAGCCGTTATCTTGGTCGTAATGCTCCTGCTGCCGTTCAGGGTTGCCACCATTTCAGCCATTGCAGCACCCGTTACCATTGCCGTAACATTTGCTATCCTCAATTTGTTGGGTATCGAAATGCACCAGGTTAGTTTGGCGGCAATGATTATCGTACTGGGGATGGTGGTCGATGATGCCATTATCGTAGTGGATAATTACATCGAGAAAGTGGACGAAAAAATACCGTCGTGGACTGCCGCCTGGCAGAGTGCCACGCAGTTGATGGTTCCCATTTTCACGGCTACGCTTACCATTGTCCTATCGTTTCTGCCGTTGGCATTTACGCTTACCGGGCTTACGAGAGAGTTTGTGCAATGGATACCGATTACCGTAAGCATAGCTTTGGCGGTTTCGTTCCTTGTAGCCTTGTTCCTTACGCCGTATATGTGTTACCACTTCCTGAAAAAAGGATTGAAAAAGCACGATGATAAACCCAAAAAACGCAATTTCTTAGACCGGATGCAGGACGGTTTCGACCGGGCAATCGAGTTCTGTATGAAATGGCAGAAAACTACGTTGGTAGCAGGTTTGGTTATCTTCTTACTGTCTTTCGTGGTAGGTAGTCAGGTTAAAACCGAATTTTTCCCTATCGTGGAAAGAAACCAGTTCAACCTTGAATTGTGGATGGATAACGGTACGAATATCCACGAAACCGAAGCAGCCGTTAAGAAGATAGAAAAGGAAATTGCAGGCGATAAGCGCATTGTAAACACAGCAAGTTTTATCGGTACAAGCTCGCCACGTTTCTACTCTACCTATGCACCGGAGCACCCACGGGAAAACTTTGCGCAGGTATTCATCAATACCACAAGCAAAGATGCAACGGCAGAAATGATAGACGAGTATGTACAGAAATTCAACAACTACCTGCCGAACGGTTATGTGCGGGTTAGGCAGCTAAGCAAGAAGCAGCAGCACGCACCGATTGAAATCCGTGTGATTGGCAAGGATATGACCGAGCAGAAAAAAGTAGCCAAGCAGGTTGCAGCATTACTGGAAAACACTAAAGGTTCTAACTGGGTGCGCACCGATTATCAGAATGATTATGTAGGGCTGAAAGCCGTGGTTAAAGAAGATGTAGCCTTGCGTTTGGGCGTTACCAAAGCGCAGATAGCACAGGCATTGGGTGCAAAGATAAAAGGATACCCGGTATCGCAGATGTGGGAGGGCAATAAAGCCATCGACATTGTATTGCGTACAGACGAAAGCGACAGGGAAAATCTGGATGCTTTGGGCAATATGTACATCAATTCAACATTCGGTGCTAAGGTTCCTCTAAAGCAGGTGGTAGATTTACAACCGTCGTGGCATACTGGGGCTATTGTACACCGTAACGGGTTAAGAACCTTAACCGTTTCTTCCGAAGCGCAGTTGGGCAGAAAACCCGCAGAAGTATTTGCAGAAGTACAGCCTAAAATTGACAGCCTGAAACTGCCTAAAGGCATTAAGATTGCCTACGGCGGCGAGTATGAGGATGGACTGGAAAGCGGTCCCAAAATGGGAAAGGCTTTTATGATAAGTTTCGTTCTCATCTTCCTTGTGCTGTTATTCCAGTTCAAGCGTGTGGGTAAAGTATTCATTGTACTGGCTTCGTTCCCGTTGAGTTTACTGGGCGCAATGTTGGGCTTGTTCCTTACAGGGTACGAGTTCGGGTTTATGGCAATCATCGGTATTACCGCCTTACTGGGTATCGTAGTCCGTAACGGGATTATCCTCGTGGACTATGCAGATGAACTGGTAAGGGAGCACGGTCATACGATTAGAGAAGCAGCCCTGTTTGCAGCTAAACGAAGAATGCGACCAATCTTCCTTACCTCAATGGCGGCAGCAATCGGTTTGATACCGTTAATGGCGAGTGGCTCGCCGGAATGGGGACCGATTTCAAGTACCATTTCAATCGGTATTCTGGTATCAATGATTACCACATTATTTATCGTTCCGGTACTGTATTACAGGTTCGTAAAACCACCTAAAAACAAACAATCGGATGAACAGCACGAGCGCAATACCGATACCGATGTTCACCACCAAAAATATTTATCATAA
- a CDS encoding efflux RND transporter periplasmic adaptor subunit, whose translation MRTSKIGLLSLFLIGAGLIQSCKQKEEKQLKDEPPVVTVATINSSETEQSVSYSGSIVPDNMTTISFAVPGTINSVGVNEGQRVSKGQFLASIDATEYEAALQIANASLEQSQDAFRRFDELYKKGSFPEKDYIDIKTKVAQAEANKKINRKRIADSRLHSPTNGIITVKTAEVGGMAAPGVPAFTIVKTDMVYAQFAVPESEIGSFKQGMQVDVNIPTLQRNFTGKITIINPVADEISKAFTLKVRLDNPGGVLMPGMITEVLAGVPVKVKQVRVPLTAIINNVDKIPHVYVVDKNNTAKLTRVTVGKIVGDAVIITDGLNESQTIILAGQNNVKDGQKVKAQTTSVTASAPKSE comes from the coding sequence ATGAGAACAAGTAAAATTGGTTTGTTATCCCTCTTCCTTATCGGAGCCGGATTGATACAGAGTTGCAAACAAAAAGAAGAAAAACAGTTAAAAGATGAGCCTCCGGTAGTAACCGTAGCCACTATCAACAGTTCGGAAACCGAGCAATCCGTTTCCTATTCGGGTTCCATTGTTCCCGACAATATGACTACCATAAGTTTTGCCGTTCCCGGCACGATTAACAGTGTGGGTGTAAATGAGGGGCAGCGAGTGAGCAAAGGACAGTTTCTTGCAAGCATTGATGCCACCGAGTACGAAGCGGCATTGCAGATTGCCAATGCCAGTTTAGAGCAGAGCCAGGATGCGTTCAGAAGATTTGATGAACTGTACAAAAAAGGAAGTTTCCCTGAAAAGGATTACATCGACATCAAGACCAAAGTAGCGCAGGCAGAAGCCAACAAAAAAATCAACCGCAAGCGCATTGCCGACAGCCGTTTGCATTCGCCTACCAATGGTATAATTACCGTGAAAACTGCCGAGGTTGGCGGTATGGCAGCACCGGGCGTTCCTGCCTTTACCATTGTAAAAACAGATATGGTATATGCGCAGTTTGCCGTACCCGAAAGCGAAATCGGCAGCTTTAAACAAGGGATGCAGGTAGATGTGAATATTCCTACATTGCAACGCAATTTCACGGGTAAAATCACCATCATTAATCCCGTAGCCGATGAAATTTCAAAAGCATTTACCCTTAAAGTACGCTTGGACAATCCGGGCGGCGTGCTGATGCCGGGAATGATTACCGAAGTGCTTGCAGGCGTCCCGGTAAAGGTTAAGCAGGTACGTGTACCACTTACCGCCATCATCAACAATGTAGATAAAATCCCGCACGTGTACGTGGTAGATAAGAACAACACCGCTAAGCTGACGAGGGTTACAGTGGGCAAAATCGTAGGCGATGCGGTTATTATAACCGATGGTCTTAACGAAAGCCAGACCATTATCCTTGCCGGGCAAAATAACGTGAAAGACGGGCAGAAAGTAAAAGCGCAAACTACATCGGTAACAGCATCAGCCCCAAAATCTGAATAA